The sequence ATACCATGCAAAAGAAAGAAAAAGAAAGGCGTCCGAATACCTGTCAAACACGGAATCAAGAAATGCCCCGAATTTTGTTTCCGTACCGCGGGTTCTTGCGGCAATCCCATCAAGCATGTCGAAAAAACCGCCGCACAGAATGAGAAGTCCGCCCAGTGTTAAGTTCTTCGGAATGACAAAAGCAGCCGCAATCGTTACAAGAAATCCGATTACTGTAAGACTATTCGGGCTGAGGGGAATCTTCTGTACTAGATGTCCGAGGGGTTTGTCAAGGAAATGACCAAGTTTTGCACTAAGCATTTACCTCTCTATTTTTCCCATGATGAATGCTTCAACCATGTCTCTTGCCTTTTCATCCGGAAACTGTTCCATGGGATGCTTCATGAAATATGCTGACGGAGATGTCAAAACTCCCCCTATCCTTCTGTCTCGTGCAATCTTGCAGCAGCGTATCGCATCAATTACAACGCCGGCGCTATTGGGAGAATCTTCCACAGAGAGCCTCATTTCCAGATGAATCGGCACGTTTCCGAATATCCTGCCTTCCATTCTGAGAAAACAGATTTTATTGTCCATGAGC comes from Nitrospirota bacterium and encodes:
- a CDS encoding CDP-alcohol phosphatidyltransferase family protein, giving the protein MLSAKLGHFLDKPLGHLVQKIPLSPNSLTVIGFLVTIAAAFVIPKNLTLGGLLILCGGFFDMLDGIAARTRGTETKFGAFLDSVFDRYSDAFLFLSFAWYLAANDSHTGSFLSLGTLVGAFLISYARARAEGLGESCNTGIMERTERIILLAFAAFTGWIVPVLWIMMILTHITVIQRVYHVRKALGNTQ